A region from the SAR86 cluster bacterium genome encodes:
- the nth gene encoding endonuclease III, with the protein MKKSQRALIISKILDKEYPATPIPLDHFSTYSLLIAVLLSAQCTDERVNKVTPKLFDIASDPISMSKLSQNAIYEIIKPCGLGPKKSKAILNLSKILVKNFNSEVPQDFKDLESLPGVGHKTASVVMSQGFGVPAFAVDTHIHRLAQRWGLTSGKNVKKTEEDLKKNFPKENWNKLHLQMIFWGREFCQARDCYGLKCKICTSCYPKRIKPFMHKKP; encoded by the coding sequence ATGAAAAAATCTCAAAGAGCCTTAATTATTTCTAAGATTTTAGATAAAGAGTATCCAGCAACTCCTATACCATTAGACCATTTTAGTACATACTCTTTGCTCATAGCTGTCTTACTTTCAGCTCAATGTACCGATGAAAGAGTAAATAAGGTAACGCCAAAACTTTTTGATATTGCATCTGACCCTATATCGATGTCAAAGCTCTCTCAAAATGCTATTTATGAAATAATAAAGCCATGTGGATTAGGTCCAAAAAAATCTAAAGCTATTTTAAATTTATCAAAAATCTTAGTTAAAAATTTTAATTCTGAAGTACCTCAAGATTTCAAAGATCTTGAAAGTTTGCCTGGAGTTGGTCATAAGACTGCATCTGTAGTTATGAGTCAGGGCTTTGGTGTTCCTGCTTTTGCAGTTGATACTCATATTCATAGACTTGCACAAAGATGGGGTCTTACTAGTGGTAAAAATGTTAAAAAAACCGAAGAAGATTTAAAAAAAAATTTTCCAAAAGAGAATTGGAATAAATTACACTTACAAATGATTTTTTGGGGAAGAGAATTTTGTCAAGCGAGAGATTGCTATGGTTTGAAATGCAAAATTTGCACATCATGCTATCCAAAAAGAATAAAACCTTTTATGCACAAAAAGCCTTAG
- the ribD gene encoding bifunctional diaminohydroxyphosphoribosylaminopyrimidine deaminase/5-amino-6-(5-phosphoribosylamino)uracil reductase RibD, whose protein sequence is MNYEDLMLHAITNAESFKYTAKPNPVVGAILCNENEVISEGYHEVYGENHAEINAILKAEELLGKKFNNFSDLTLISTLEPCSHQGKTGSCAKRIAATGIKNVLIGAIDPNPLVSGKGIKILEENNVKVISGIHKELVESQNSFFFFKHKNRRPYIILKIASSLDGKSHFDNGERTIITSQASRDDVQVLRATCDAILTGGNTVKNDNPRMNARVDFPVNQPKKILLSSKEFEMNLNFFKDGQVKIFKTKDLGEIINSIGSEDISSVLIESGPKLANSFLKLGLIDEIISYTSNMNLGQNAINWFHEENAIEKYGFKLESSYNVDTDLKEIFKKNE, encoded by the coding sequence ATGAATTATGAAGATTTAATGCTTCATGCAATTACTAATGCTGAGTCTTTCAAATATACTGCAAAGCCAAATCCCGTAGTTGGAGCAATACTTTGTAACGAAAATGAAGTTATCTCAGAAGGTTATCATGAAGTTTACGGTGAAAATCATGCAGAAATTAATGCGATATTGAAAGCAGAAGAATTGCTTGGAAAAAAATTCAATAATTTTTCTGATTTAACTTTAATTAGTACCTTAGAGCCATGTAGTCATCAAGGTAAAACTGGATCATGTGCAAAAAGAATCGCTGCTACCGGAATAAAAAATGTTTTAATTGGTGCAATTGATCCAAACCCTTTAGTTTCTGGTAAAGGCATTAAAATACTAGAAGAAAATAATGTTAAAGTTATTTCTGGCATTCATAAAGAGTTAGTAGAAAGTCAAAATAGTTTTTTTTTCTTTAAGCACAAAAATAGAAGGCCTTATATTATTTTAAAAATTGCGTCTTCACTTGATGGAAAGTCACATTTTGATAACGGTGAAAGAACAATAATTACATCTCAAGCTTCAAGAGATGACGTTCAGGTATTAAGAGCAACTTGTGATGCAATATTAACTGGTGGCAATACTGTGAAAAATGATAATCCTAGGATGAATGCCAGAGTAGATTTTCCAGTCAACCAACCAAAAAAAATACTACTATCAAGCAAAGAGTTTGAGATGAACTTGAATTTCTTTAAAGATGGTCAAGTAAAGATTTTTAAAACTAAAGACCTAGGTGAGATTATAAATTCTATCGGATCTGAAGACATTTCCTCTGTACTGATTGAAAGTGGTCCTAAGTTAGCTAATTCTTTTTTAAAACTAGGATTAATAGATGAAATTATTTCATATACATCAAACATGAATCTTGGCCAGAATGCTATAAATTGGTTTCATGAAGAAAATGCTATTGAAAAATATGGTTTTAAATTAGAATCCTCATATAACGTTGATACCGATTTAAAAGAAATCTTTAAAAAAAATGAATAA
- the nrdR gene encoding transcriptional regulator NrdR, which translates to MYCPFCQAEDTKVIDSRLVADGSQIRRRRECEVCFSRFTTFETIDLALPRVIKSNGERQPFNGSKLKSGMLRALEKRPLSTEEIDTIFGKILKEIRTKGVREIKSIEIGKIMMNALKEVDTVAYVRFASVYRDFQDIEDFSQEISSLNKENPSKKNSKK; encoded by the coding sequence ATGTATTGCCCTTTTTGCCAAGCTGAAGATACTAAGGTAATTGATTCAAGATTAGTTGCAGATGGCTCACAAATAAGAAGAAGAAGAGAATGTGAGGTATGTTTCTCTAGGTTTACAACTTTTGAAACTATTGATCTAGCTTTACCTAGAGTCATTAAGAGCAATGGGGAAAGACAGCCTTTTAATGGATCAAAATTGAAATCCGGTATGTTAAGAGCTCTTGAAAAAAGACCTTTATCAACAGAAGAAATAGATACTATTTTTGGAAAAATTCTAAAAGAAATAAGAACTAAAGGGGTTCGTGAAATAAAATCTATTGAAATCGGCAAAATTATGATGAATGCACTAAAAGAAGTTGATACTGTTGCATATGTTCGTTTTGCATCCGTCTATAGAGATTTTCAAGATATTGAAGATTTTTCTCAAGAAATTAGCTCACTCAATAAAGAGAATCCATCAAAGAAAAATTCAAAAAAATGA
- the dxs gene encoding 1-deoxy-D-xylulose-5-phosphate synthase, giving the protein MKIFKKIPNKKPSTPLLDKIEFPKDIKKFSNSELEILANELREFLLYSVGQSGGHLGAGLGVIELTVVLHYLFDTPNDNLVWDVGHQAYPHKILTGRKSKIQTIRKKDGLAPFPNINESAFDAFGVGHSSTSISAALGMSIANQADNNNKKTVAVIGDGAMTAGIAFEALSHSGHLKPNLLIILNDNDMSISENVGGLSNYFSRIWASKTYKGIKKGGASFLKPLPQAYHLARKVESQMKAMVAPGSIFEELGLNYIGPIDGHNIKQLIDVIGNLKDFDGPQFLHIITKKGAGLDPAEIDRIQFHAIGKINSFEEKGQSKPKYQDIFGDWILEMGSIDQNLIAITPAMREGSGLVKFSEKFPDRYFDVAIAEQHAVTFAAGLSLENKKPIVAIYSTFLQRAYDQLIHDVAVQNLDVTFAIDRAGLVGEDGPTHSGNYDIAFMRCIPNLLIMTPSNEQETRDLLTTAYYYNGPAAVRYPRGSGPNVKLEKEIKSFEIGKANLIREGKKEIIFLNFGALLEEAKVVCDNLDLTLIDMRFVKPLDSEMLLTYLNKANFFVSLEDGSIAGGAGSAVQEFCMEHNIKIRSKLFGIEDKFIEHASREEMLEEANLTSIKIERVLKDMLEI; this is encoded by the coding sequence ATGAAGATTTTTAAAAAAATACCTAATAAAAAACCTTCAACACCTCTTTTAGATAAGATTGAGTTTCCAAAAGATATAAAAAAATTCTCAAATTCTGAATTAGAGATACTTGCGAATGAGCTCAGAGAGTTTTTGTTATATTCTGTTGGTCAAAGCGGAGGACATCTTGGAGCAGGCCTGGGTGTAATAGAGTTGACAGTTGTTCTTCATTATCTTTTTGATACTCCTAATGACAATCTTGTCTGGGATGTTGGACATCAAGCTTACCCTCATAAAATTCTCACTGGCAGAAAAAGTAAAATTCAAACAATCAGAAAGAAAGATGGGCTAGCTCCTTTTCCAAACATTAATGAAAGTGCATTTGATGCATTTGGAGTTGGTCATTCTAGCACCTCAATAAGTGCTGCACTTGGGATGTCTATTGCAAATCAAGCGGATAATAACAATAAGAAAACAGTTGCAGTAATTGGAGATGGCGCAATGACAGCTGGAATTGCTTTTGAAGCTCTAAGCCATAGTGGTCATTTGAAACCAAATTTATTAATAATCTTAAATGATAATGATATGTCTATTTCAGAAAATGTTGGTGGGTTATCGAATTACTTTTCAAGAATCTGGGCTTCAAAAACATATAAAGGTATTAAAAAAGGTGGTGCTAGTTTTTTAAAGCCGCTTCCTCAGGCGTATCATTTAGCTAGAAAAGTTGAATCGCAAATGAAAGCGATGGTAGCTCCAGGAAGTATTTTTGAAGAGCTTGGCTTAAACTATATTGGGCCAATCGATGGACATAATATTAAACAATTAATTGATGTAATAGGAAATTTAAAAGATTTTGATGGTCCTCAATTTCTTCATATTATTACAAAAAAAGGTGCGGGGCTTGATCCAGCCGAAATTGATAGAATTCAATTTCATGCTATTGGCAAAATAAACTCTTTTGAGGAAAAAGGCCAATCAAAACCAAAGTATCAAGACATTTTTGGTGATTGGATTTTAGAAATGGGGTCTATTGATCAGAATTTAATTGCAATAACGCCAGCAATGCGAGAAGGATCGGGCTTAGTAAAATTTAGTGAGAAATTTCCAGATAGATACTTTGATGTTGCCATTGCTGAACAGCATGCAGTGACATTTGCAGCTGGTCTATCTCTAGAAAATAAAAAGCCAATAGTTGCAATATATTCAACATTTCTTCAAAGAGCCTATGACCAACTTATTCATGATGTTGCTGTTCAAAATCTTGACGTTACTTTTGCGATTGATAGAGCTGGACTTGTTGGAGAAGACGGTCCAACTCATTCAGGAAATTATGATATTGCATTCATGCGATGCATACCAAATTTATTAATTATGACCCCTTCAAATGAGCAAGAGACAAGAGATTTATTAACAACGGCATATTATTATAATGGTCCTGCAGCCGTAAGATATCCTAGAGGTTCTGGACCAAATGTAAAGCTTGAAAAAGAAATCAAATCTTTTGAAATAGGTAAAGCAAATTTAATAAGAGAAGGTAAAAAAGAAATTATATTTTTAAATTTTGGTGCTTTGCTTGAAGAAGCAAAAGTAGTTTGCGACAACCTTGATCTTACTTTAATTGACATGCGTTTTGTAAAACCTCTAGATTCAGAGATGCTATTAACTTATTTAAATAAAGCTAATTTTTTTGTATCGCTTGAGGATGGTTCAATTGCAGGAGGGGCAGGCAGTGCTGTGCAAGAGTTTTGTATGGAACACAATATAAAAATACGATCAAAACTTTTCGGCATTGAAGATAAATTTATTGAGCATGCTTCAAGGGAAGAGATGCTTGAGGAAGCAAATTTAACTTCTATAAAAATAGAAAGAGTGTTAAAAGATATGCTGGAAATATAG
- a CDS encoding serine hydroxymethyltransferase encodes MKSSRSDNIFSNENSIENYDSELWKSFQNEAKRQEDHIELIASENYASKRILEAQGSVLTNKYAEGYPSKRYYGGCENVDVAENLAIDRAKELFKSDYANVQPHSGSSANAAAYLALLEPNDTILGMSLDHGGHLTHGSKVNFSGRNYKSVQYGLHPETNDINYDEVRSLAKEYKPKLIIAGFSAFTGIIDWKKFRDIADEVGAYFLVDMAHVSGLVAANLYPSPIPFADVVTSTTHKTLRGPRSGIILAKANEEIEKKLNSAVFPGSQGGPLMHVVAAKALCFKEALDPEFKIYIQNVMDNAKIMAKTLMSNGIDIVSNGTENHIILVDLRSKGMTGKDLEKLLGTVNITVNKNSVPNDPASPFVTSGIRIGTPAVTTRGFKEKEIIQVSNWISNIINDFDNDELQKNIKEEVQNLTSNFPVYNV; translated from the coding sequence ATGAAATCATCAAGAAGCGATAATATTTTTTCTAATGAAAATTCTATTGAAAACTATGACTCAGAATTATGGAAATCTTTTCAAAATGAAGCAAAAAGACAAGAGGATCATATTGAACTAATTGCATCAGAAAACTATGCGTCTAAGAGAATTTTAGAAGCACAAGGGTCCGTTTTAACTAATAAATATGCAGAAGGGTATCCATCAAAACGATATTATGGTGGTTGTGAGAATGTAGATGTTGCTGAAAATCTTGCTATAGATAGAGCAAAAGAACTATTCAAATCAGATTACGCAAATGTCCAACCGCATTCTGGCTCATCAGCAAATGCTGCAGCATATTTAGCGCTTTTAGAACCAAACGATACAATTCTTGGTATGAGCTTAGATCATGGGGGTCATCTTACGCATGGATCAAAAGTTAATTTCTCTGGTAGGAACTATAAAAGCGTTCAGTATGGGCTTCATCCTGAAACTAATGATATAAATTATGATGAAGTAAGATCTCTTGCAAAAGAATATAAACCAAAATTAATAATAGCAGGATTTTCTGCATTTACTGGAATAATAGATTGGAAGAAGTTTAGAGATATTGCTGACGAAGTTGGAGCATACTTTTTAGTTGATATGGCTCATGTTTCAGGTTTGGTTGCAGCAAATTTATATCCATCACCTATACCTTTTGCTGATGTTGTTACATCTACGACCCATAAAACATTAAGAGGTCCAAGATCAGGTATTATTCTTGCAAAAGCAAATGAAGAAATTGAAAAAAAACTTAACTCAGCAGTATTCCCAGGATCACAAGGCGGCCCTCTTATGCATGTTGTTGCTGCTAAAGCATTATGTTTTAAAGAGGCACTTGATCCAGAATTTAAAATTTACATTCAAAATGTAATGGATAACGCAAAAATAATGGCAAAAACTTTAATGTCAAATGGTATAGATATTGTCAGCAATGGAACTGAAAATCATATTATTTTAGTAGACTTGAGGTCTAAAGGCATGACTGGGAAAGACCTCGAAAAACTTCTTGGGACTGTCAATATTACAGTAAATAAAAATTCAGTACCAAATGATCCGGCTTCACCATTTGTGACATCTGGTATCAGAATTGGAACACCTGCGGTTACAACCAGAGGATTTAAAGAGAAAGAAATTATTCAAGTTAGTAATTGGATTTCAAATATTATCAATGATTTTGATAATGATGAGCTTCAAAAAAATATTAAAGAAGAAGTTCAAAATCTTACAAGCAATTTTCCAGTATATAATGTGTAG
- a CDS encoding thiolase family protein: MRNVVIVDSVRTGLAKSNRGGFNITRPDNMLAHIINALLERNPTLSPEVVEDIIMGCGNPEGAQGHNVARNAAVLSNLPISVGGTTINRYCSSGMQSISMAAGQIMAGSYDAVIAGGAETISMIGAKMNMDNFVNEKLAEQSPGIYYPMGMTAEVVAKRYKISRETQDELAFESQKRTAAAQDAGLYDDEIIPMQTKMLLVNKETGDSKEVEVTVNKDECNRPETTMEGLSALKPVFDPENGTVTAGNSSQLSDGASVALVMSEEKALELGLKPMVYFRGFTTMGCEPDEMGIGPVYSVPKLLKNYNMSMNDIDLWELNEAFAVQVAYCRDKLGIPMDKLNVNGGSISIGHPYGMTGSRCVGHLARELTRQDKQFGVVTMCVGGGMGASGLLERYPS; this comes from the coding sequence ATGAGAAATGTAGTTATTGTAGATAGTGTTAGAACAGGACTAGCAAAATCAAATAGAGGTGGTTTTAATATCACAAGACCAGATAATATGCTTGCTCATATAATTAATGCTTTGCTTGAGAGAAATCCTACTCTTTCTCCAGAGGTTGTAGAAGACATAATAATGGGCTGTGGGAATCCTGAAGGTGCTCAAGGACATAATGTTGCCAGAAATGCAGCAGTTTTATCTAACTTACCCATTAGTGTTGGAGGAACTACTATTAACAGATATTGCTCTTCTGGAATGCAATCAATTTCAATGGCTGCTGGACAAATTATGGCTGGATCATATGATGCGGTTATTGCTGGTGGTGCAGAAACAATTTCAATGATCGGTGCAAAAATGAATATGGATAATTTTGTTAATGAAAAATTAGCAGAGCAATCTCCTGGAATATATTATCCAATGGGAATGACAGCGGAAGTTGTTGCAAAGAGATATAAAATTTCAAGAGAAACTCAAGATGAACTTGCATTTGAAAGCCAAAAAAGAACTGCTGCTGCTCAAGATGCTGGACTTTATGATGACGAAATAATTCCTATGCAAACAAAAATGTTGCTAGTCAATAAAGAAACTGGTGATTCAAAAGAAGTTGAAGTTACTGTGAACAAAGATGAGTGCAACAGACCTGAAACAACTATGGAAGGATTGAGCGCACTTAAACCCGTTTTTGATCCTGAAAACGGTACTGTTACAGCCGGAAATTCTTCTCAGTTATCAGATGGTGCTTCTGTTGCTCTAGTAATGTCGGAAGAAAAAGCCTTGGAATTAGGTCTTAAGCCTATGGTTTATTTTAGAGGTTTTACTACAATGGGTTGTGAGCCAGATGAAATGGGAATAGGGCCGGTCTATTCAGTACCGAAGCTTTTAAAAAATTACAATATGTCTATGAATGATATTGACCTCTGGGAACTTAATGAAGCATTTGCAGTCCAAGTTGCATACTGTAGAGATAAATTAGGCATACCAATGGATAAACTAAATGTTAATGGAGGCTCTATCTCAATAGGACACCCTTATGGAATGACAGGATCAAGATGTGTTGGTCATTTGGCAAGGGAGCTTACAAGACAAGATAAACAATTTGGTGTTGTAACAATGTGCGTTGGCGGAGGAATGGGAGCATCGGGATTATTAGAAAGATATCCTAGTTAA
- a CDS encoding phosphatidylglycerophosphatase A, which translates to MKNFPNLKNPIHFIATLGGIGTIPLAPGTFGSAFALFLFIYLSHYTNMLIISLVVIVFSIWICSQASKYLKDRDHKSIVIDELSGMWLSLLPALFLTSQETRTFYALVVFIFFRLFDVWKPFPISYVDKNYKNGFGIVLDDLLAGVLAIFPAYLLTLFLFL; encoded by the coding sequence ATGAAAAATTTTCCTAATTTAAAAAATCCTATACATTTTATTGCAACTCTTGGTGGCATAGGAACTATTCCACTAGCACCCGGAACTTTTGGTTCTGCATTTGCGCTTTTTTTATTTATTTATCTATCTCACTATACAAACATGTTAATCATTTCTTTGGTTGTTATTGTTTTCTCAATTTGGATTTGTTCTCAAGCTTCAAAATATCTTAAAGATAGAGATCATAAATCAATAGTAATAGACGAGCTTTCAGGCATGTGGTTATCTTTGTTGCCTGCGTTATTTTTAACATCTCAGGAAACAAGAACTTTTTATGCTTTGGTTGTATTTATTTTTTTTAGGCTATTTGATGTATGGAAACCTTTTCCAATTTCTTATGTTGATAAGAATTATAAAAATGGTTTTGGTATTGTTTTAGACGATCTGCTTGCTGGAGTATTAGCTATATTTCCAGCATATCTTTTAACACTCTTTCTATTTTTATAG
- the thiL gene encoding thiamine-phosphate kinase: MISEFELIGIFKGIGAEYDKKNGIIVPSGDDCAVFNFQSEVVTSVDSSIENVHFPANAMPNDIAYRAIAIALSDLAAMCCSPKALSISITSEKTDRDWYEKFAQGIKEVCNKYELSLIGGDITKGPLNINVTVFGVPLGNKIVQRNNAKIGDEIFISSQVGRARKGLKDWKNCKFNSDYISDYMHPEPKFSLAKKIYKNVNACIDTSDGLIGDLKKILTSSSVGADIYIDDIPITSNLSDLDAGDDYDLCFTMPPGIEDECFFKIGTITKDKKLNFISKKEYDLETNGFDHFKK, from the coding sequence TTGATTTCAGAATTTGAACTAATAGGTATATTTAAAGGCATTGGAGCCGAATATGACAAAAAAAATGGAATAATAGTCCCATCTGGTGACGATTGTGCCGTTTTTAATTTTCAAAGTGAAGTAGTTACTTCTGTTGATTCCTCAATTGAAAATGTTCATTTTCCAGCAAATGCTATGCCAAACGATATTGCATATAGGGCTATTGCAATTGCTTTAAGTGATCTTGCTGCTATGTGTTGTAGTCCTAAAGCTTTAAGCATTTCTATAACTTCTGAAAAAACAGATAGAGATTGGTACGAAAAGTTTGCGCAAGGCATTAAAGAAGTATGTAACAAGTATGAACTTTCTCTGATCGGTGGCGATATTACAAAAGGCCCTTTAAATATAAATGTAACAGTATTTGGTGTTCCGCTTGGCAATAAAATAGTTCAAAGAAATAATGCAAAAATTGGCGATGAAATATTTATAAGCAGCCAAGTGGGTAGGGCAAGAAAAGGTTTAAAAGATTGGAAAAATTGTAAATTTAATTCAGACTATATAAGTGATTATATGCATCCTGAACCTAAATTTAGCTTAGCAAAGAAAATTTATAAAAATGTTAACGCGTGCATTGATACCTCAGATGGTTTAATTGGAGATTTAAAAAAAATTTTAACTTCTTCCAGTGTAGGAGCTGACATATATATAGATGACATTCCAATCACTTCAAATTTAAGTGATTTAGATGCAGGCGATGATTATGACTTGTGTTTTACGATGCCACCAGGCATTGAAGATGAGTGCTTTTTCAAAATTGGGACTATAACAAAAGATAAAAAATTAAATTTTATTTCCAAAAAGGAGTATGATCTAGAAACTAATGGATTCGATCATTTTAAAAAATGA